CTTGGACGTGCCCTGGACGTGCGGGACGCCCATGTCGACCGAGATCAGCGCGTCACCGGGACCGGCAGCGGTGTCGAACGTGACGATCTTGTCGCCGTCGCGGGTGCCGACGACGATGGGCGCGGCGGGATCGACGAGTCCCTCCTGCAGCAGGTGCAGGCCGAAGACGCGGACGCCGTTGCCGCACATCTCGCTGACCGAGCCGTCGGCGTTGCGGTAGTCCATGAACCACTCGCCCGCGGACTCGACCGCCGGGTCGGTGCGCCGGAGCGCCGCGGTGCGGATCACCCGGAGGACGCCGTCGGCGCCGATGCCGCGGCGACGGTGGCACAACGCGGCCACGAAGGACCCGTCGAGCTCGCCGTGGACGGTTCCGTCATGGTCCGGGAGCAGCACGAAGTCGTTCTCGGTGCCGTGCCCCTTGAGCCATGGAAAAGACATGACCTGCAGTCTACTCGGAGACCGCGCCTCGCACCTGTTCCATGGCGCGATCGACCAGGTCCTCGGCGTCGTACGGCAGCCAGTGGATCCGCGGGTCCTTGCGGAACAGCCGGTCCTGACGGCGCGCGAACTTCCGGGTGCCGGTGACGGTCGCCTCCCGGGCCTCGTCCTCGGTCATCTCGCCGCGCAGGAACGCCAGGATCTGCTGGTACCCCAGGGCGCGCGACGCGGTCCGGCCCTCCGCGAGGCCGAGCGGCAGGAGCCGGCGCACCTCGTCGACGAATCCGTCCGCCCACATCACGTCGACCCGCTGCGCGAGGCGTCGGTCCAGGACGTCACGGGGCACGTCGAGCCCGAGCATGACGAGCCCGTCGTAGATCGACTCGTGGCCGGGCATCGTGGCGGGGAACGGCTCCCCCGTCAGCTCGATGACCTCCAGCGCGCGGACCAGGCGCCGGTCGTTGGAGGGCTGGATCTGCTCGGCCGCGGCGGGGTCCAGCCGGGCGAGCTCTCCGTGCAGCGCCTCGGCCCCCCGGGACTCCAGGGCCGCCGCCCAGCGGCTGCGCACGGCCGGGTCGGTCCCGGGGAACTCGAGCCGGTCGAGCACCGCGCGGACGTACAGCGCAGACCCGCCGACCAGGACCGGCGTGACGCCGCGGGCGTGGCAGTCGGCGATCGCCGCACGTGCCCATCCCTGGAACTCCGCGACGCTGGCGGTCTCCGAGACGTCCAGCACGTCGAACAGGTGGTGCACGACCCCGCCGCGCTCGGCCTGGCTCGGCTTCGCCGTGCCGACGTCCATGCCGCGGTACAGCTGCATCGAGTCGACGTTGACGACCTCCGCCCGCCCCAGACGGCGGGCGACCTGGACGGCGAGGGACGACTTGCCGGACGCCGTCGGGCCGACGACGGCCACGACACGTTCAGGCACGGACATACCCGGATTGTCGCAGCACCGCGACGAGCGCCCGGGAGCGGCTCAGGTCGCGGGGGTCTGCTCGAGGAGCCAGTCCGCCACGACGTAGCCGACGCCGAGCGGTGCCGCGTCGTACCGCAGGCGGGCGGTCACGTCCGCACCCTTGGTCAGCTCCCCCAGCGTCCGCAGCGGCGGCACACCCGCCGCCCCCAGCTCGTCGCCGCGACCGAGATCCAGCGCGGCGAGGGCGTCGGAATCGCCCTCGGCGAGCGCCGCCGCGATCGAGGCGTCGAACCCCTCGGCCCGGTCGTCGAGGAACCCCGGCGCCTGGAGGCTGCGCTTCGCGCTGCAGTCGGCCATCACGAGGAGCGCGACCCGGCCGTCCACGGGGGGTCGTCCCGTCGAGTACGTCCGCGGGCCGGTCCAGCCCGCGCGGTCGAGCAGCCAGGCCCCGATCGTCAGGCTGAGCGGCAGGACGGAGCGCGGTCCCCCGGCGTGGACGTCGACGCCGTACCGCGCGAGCGTTCCGCCTGCGGTCTGGTCGAGGTCGTCGCAGGACGGTCCCGCGCCGAGGACGACGACCCGCTCCGGTGCCGTGTCGAGCAGGGCACGGACGGCGTCGTCGCTGGCCCGTCGGACGGGACCGAGCTCGGCGTCGGCACCGGGGCCGACCTGCGGGACCAGGGCCGGCGGGTGCGGGCACACTGCAGCGGCGATGATCACCTCGCGAGCCTAGACGAGCGACCCATGCCGGGACCGAGGCCTAAGGGCAGCCGATCGACTCCTTGACGTACGTGACCAGCTCGATCGCCTCGTCCCGCCGCTCGGACTCCGAGCGCTGGTCGGCCAGACCCCAGTCGAGCGGCTTCGCCGAGGCGCCCAGGACGCATCCGTCGTCCGCGAACACCACGACCCCGTCGAGCTCGTCGTAGAGGCCCTGATCGCCGTCGACCTCGATGCGGCTGCCCTCCTCGCTGTCGGCCAGCGCCATCACGCGCATGCCCTCGTCGCCGGTGGCCGCGGACAGGGTGGCCACGCGGTCGGCGCTGGCGTAGCTGCAGGTCACCGATCCGTCGGACGTCGCGGACCCGCGGGCGAGGACCGTCTCACCGACCGCCCCACGCACCTCCTCGGCGCCCGTCGACGGGCAGTCCTCCGGCAGCCGGACCGCACCCGGCAGCTCGTCGCCGAGGTTGCCCGCGACCTCCTTGGCGAGGGCGATCACGTCGTCGCGTCCGATCTCGCCGCCCGTGTACGCGTTGCTGTTCACGACGACCTCCTGCGGGCCCACGCGTGCCACGATGCGGACGCCGTCGTACGAGTTGGTGCCGATGAACGCCTCGTCACCGACGCCCTCGAGGGGTTCGGCCGGCATCTCGGAGTCGTCGTCGGCGGCCAGCGACTCGAGCCCCGGCCCACCCTCAGCGGCACGCACGGCGAAGCCCAGCTCGACGCCGGAGACGACCCTGCACTGGACGAACATCTCGGCGCCGCGCATGAGGACCTCCGACGGCGTGCCCTGGGGATCGGCCGACGCCCCCTGCAGCCGCTCGACCGTGTCGTCCGACACCAGGCCGCAGACGTCGAGTCCCGCGTCGTTGACGTCTTCGCCCGCCGCGTCCCCCGCGCCCCCCGCGTCGCTCCCGCAGGCCGACGTCACCGACAGCGCGGCGACGGCCAGGAATGTGATGACGTGTCGCATGCAGCTCCCCCGGGACTCGTGACGAGGGCCCCATACTGGCAGGCCGCCGGCCATCCGGCATGACACGATGAATCGGTGTTGGAGACCGAGGGCCTGCCGCCGTACCCGCCGGCTCGCGACGCCTGGGAGTTCCCGCCGCCCCCGGTCCAGAAGCGGTGGAGATGGGTTGCCGTCTCCGCGACCGTCCTCGGCCTGGTCACCGCGATCGTCCTGGTCACCGCGCTCGTCGAGCTGGGACGCCGCGACGCCCCCGGCGTCATCGACGACGACGAGCTGGTGTCGATCATCGACCGCGAGTGCAGCCTGATGACGTCGACGATCGAGTCGATGCCGGTGACGGGACCCCCTCGGCGGCAGGGCCAGACGATCGTGGACCAGAACCGGGCCGTGAGCCGGATGGTCACCGCGATCGAGCGGGAGGCCGGCGACCGCATCGCCGACGACCGTCCGGCCCGGCAGTGGCTCGACGACTGGGCCACCCTCGTCGACGCCCGCAACCGGTACGTCGTCGACGGCCTCGAGGACGAGTCCGCGCGGTTCACGGTCCCGCGGGACCCCGACGGTGACCCGCTGCCCGAACGGATGGACGACGTCTTCGTCGGCGAGGGCTCCTGCACCGTGCCCAAGGCCCTGCTGTCGCCGTACCCGGAGCTGCAGACCACCGAGGTCTGAGCCCGCCGGGCTAGGACGCCGGCTCGGTCACCGCGAGCAGCAGCGTCGGCAGGGTCACCTTGAGGAGCTCGAGGTCGATCGGCCGGTCCTCGAGGAGCGACTCGCGCAGGGCGGAGTCGTAAGTCCCCATGAGGATCGTCGCGGCGTGGGAGACGTCCACCGTCAGCCGCAGCCCCAGCGCCTCGAGCGAGGACGCCATGAACGTCTCGAAGTCGGCGCGCACCCGCCGCGACGCGGCGACGAACTCGCGCCCCACCGCGTCGTCGCGCACGCCGCGCAGCTCGAACTCGGCGTGGACGAGGTACCACTCACGGTCGTGCTGCTGGGCGAGCAGGAAGCGGTCCATGATCACGCCGACCGCGTCCAGCGTCCCCAGTCCCTCGAAGGACGCCGGGTCGGCAGCCTCCCGCAGCACCTCGAACATCTGCTCGCGCTCGCGGTCGAACAGCGCCAGGACCAGGTCGTCCTTGGTGGAGAAGTTGGAGTAGAACGCGCCCCGGGAGAAACCGGCCTGGTCGCAGATGTGCTCGACCGAGGCACCCTGGATGCCTTCGCGGGCGAGCACCGTCCGCGCAGCGTCGAGCAGCCGCGTGCGCGTGGCCTCACGACTTCGCACCGGTGGCCGGACGACCGAGGTCTTCGTCATGACAGCTCCTCCCTGTGACGCACCAGCCTACTCGATACATTGACGTATTGGATACACATCCGTATCGTCATGGGGTGTCGACTTCCCTGTACGCGCTCGGCCGCTGGGCCTTTTGTCACCCACGCCGTGTGCTCGGCGCCTGGCTGGTGATCCTGCTCGTGGCCGGCGTCGCCGCGCTGGGGCTCGGCGGCGGCACCAAGAACGAGTTCGACATCCCCGGCACCGAGTCGCAGGAGGCCATCAACGCGCTCGGGCGCACCTTCCCCGAGCTCAGCGGCGCCTCGGCGTACCTCGTGGTCGTGGCGCCGGACGGCCGGACCGTGGACGACGTCCGCACGCGCCGGCTCGTCGGGGACGCGATCGCCGGCATGAAGAAGGTCGACGGCGTCTCCGAGGTCGTCTCGCCGTACGCGAAGACCAACAAGATCGGCGTCTCGAAGGACCGGGCCGCCGCACAGGTCCAGGTGCAGTTCGACCGCGACCTGACGCAGGTCACGCCGGACGACCGCGAGCAGCTCGTCGACACGGGGGACGCGCTGAAGAAGGCCGGCTACACGACCGCGTTCGGTGGGGACGTGTTCACCAACACCGGCCCGCAGCTGTCCATCGTCGAGGTCATCGGTGTGGTCGTGGCGTTCGTCGTCCTGTTCCTGATGTTCCGGTCGCTGCGCGCGGCCGTCATGCCGATCGTGACCGCGCTGCTCGGCGTCCTGGTCACGATGGCCATCACGATGACCGCGACCGGGTTCTTCACGATCTCGTCGACCGCTCCGCTGCTCGCGCTGATGATCGGCCTCGCGGTCGGCATCGACTACGCGCTCTTCATCGTGTCGCGACACCGCGAGCAGCTGGCCGACGGGCTCGACCCGGAGGAGGCGGCCGCGCGCTCGGTCGCGACCGCCGGCTCGGCGGTCGTCTTCGCCGGGGTCACGGTCGTCATCGCCCTGCTTGGCCTGTCGATCGCCCGCATCCCGTTCCTGACCATCATGGGCGTCGTCGCGGCGCTGTCGGTCGTCATCGCCGTCGCGGTGGCGCTCACCGTGCTGCCCGCCCTGCTGGGCCGGGCCGGCGACCGGCTCACCCCCGACGGCGAGCACGCGCCGGGAGGCTTCTCGCGCCGCTGGGTCGAGGTCACCACCCGCTTCCCCCTCATCGCGATCGTCATCGTGGTGGTCGGCCTCGCGATCCTCACGATCCCGTCCAAGGACCTGCGCCTCGCCCTGCCCGACAACGGCACCGCCCCCGCCGGCAGCACGCAGCGCGTCGCGTACGACCTGGTGGACGAGCACTTCGGCCCCGGCTCCAACGGACCGCTGCTCGTGAGCATCGACATCATCGCCACGACCGACCCGGTCGGCGTCGTCGACGGCATCGCGGACGACCTGCGGAAGCTCGACGGCGTCCAGGGCATCGGTCTGGCGACCCCGAACCGCACGGCCGACACCGGGATCGTCCAGGTGATCCCGTCGACCGGGGCGACCGACGAGCGCACCACCGAGCTGGTCCGCGAGATCCGCGACCGTGAGGCGGGCTGGAAGGACAAGTACGGCGTGCCCGTCTCGGTGACCGGCCTGACCGCGGGCGGCATCGACGTCTCGGACCGCCTGCAGGAGGCCCTGCTCCCGTTCGGCATCGTGGTGGTCGGCCTGTCGGTCCTGCTGCTGATGATCGTGTTCCGCTCGATCGTCGTCCCCCTCAAGGCGACCCTCGGGTTCCTGCTGTCGACCGGCGCCTCGTTCGGCGCGGTGGTCGCGGTCTTCCAGTGGGGCTGGCTGAGCCAGCTGGTGCACCTGGACCAGACCGGCCCGCTGATCAGCTTCCTGCCGATCATCCTCATGGCGGTGCTGTTCGGGCTCTCGATGGACTACGAGGTCTTCCTCATGGCCCGCATGAAGGAGGAGTACGTCCGCTCCGGCGACCCGCACCGCGCGATCGCGGACGGCTTCGTCGGCAGCTCCCGGGTCGTGACGGCGGCGGCGGTGATCATGCTCGCGGTGTTCGCGGCATTCGTGCCCGAGGGCGACCCGAACATCAAGCCCATCGCCTTTGCCCTGGCGATCGGCGTCTTCGTCGACGCATTCCTCATCCGGATGCTGTTCGCTCCCGCCGTGCTCGAGCTGTTCGGGCGGCGCGCCTGGACGCTGCCCGGCTGGCTCGACCGGCGCCTCCCCCACATCGACGTCGAGGGCGAGGGCCTGCACCAGCAGGTCGAGCTGCAGGCCTGGCCGCGCCGCGACTCGACCGCCGCGATCACCGCCGCCGCCCTGACGACGTCCGGGCCGGAAGGGCTGATCTTCAACGACGTGTCGGTCGAGGTCGAGCCCGGTGACTGGCTCGTCGTGCACGGCCCCAACGGCTCGGGCAAGACCGCGCTGCTGCTCACGTTCGCCGGACGCATGGCGTTCGACAGCGGGCGCCTGCGCGTCGACGGGCACCTGCTCCCCCAGGAGTCCTCCGCCGTGCGCCGCAGCGTCTCGCTCGCGGAGCTGACCGGCTTCAACGACCTCGAGGAGAACCTGACGGTCGACCAGCACATCGCCGAGCGGCTCTCCATCAGGTCGTTCGGCCTGTGGGTCAGCCGCCGCCGGATCGCCCCGGTCCGTGACGAGCTCAACCAGGCGCTCACGCGCGCGCACGCAGACGCCGGCCTCCCGTACGAGCAGGTCAAGGGCGGTGCGCTCGTCTCGTCCCTGTCCCGTCTCGAGCGCAAGCTGCTCGGCGTCGTGCTGGCCCTCACCGACCGCTCGCGCATCGTGGTCGTCGACGACGCGGACGATCTCCGCTCCGCCGAGCACATCGACCTGCTGTGGTCCGCGCTCGCCTGGCTCCTCGAGGACCGCGACGTCACGCTCGTCGCGAGCGTCCAGTCGCCGTCCGCCGCTCCTCCCCCCTCCAACCGGCTCCACCACCTGGAGCTGGACACCTCCCGCACCCTCCACGAGTTGATGCTCTGATGATCCCCTCTCCCACGCTCCCCTGGTTCGAGCTCGCCCGGTTCCGGCGCAGCCGGCTGACGCGGGCCGCCGTGCTCGCGGTGATGCTGGTGCCGCTGTTCTACGGCGCGATGTACGTGTGGGCGAACATCGACCCGACCGGGCACCTGAACCACGTGAAGGCCGCGGTGGTGAACGAGGACAAGCTCATCGAGATCGACGGGCGCGACGGCAAGAAGCAGCCCGTCGCGATCGGGCGGCAGCTGGCCGGCAACCTGGTCAGCAACGACGGCGACGACAACTACGACTGGGTGCTGACCGATGCGCAGGACGCCCGCCGAGGCCTCGCGAACGGCACCTACAAGGCCGTCCTGACCATCCCGGAGAACCTCTCCAAGGCCGCGACCTCGACGAGCGGCGACCCGGCGAAGGCCGTCCAGGGGCAGCTCGACCTGCAGACCAACGACGCGGTCAACTACATCAACGGCACGATCGCGCAGACGATCCTGCGCGCAGCGAAGGGCGCCCTCAACGCGCAGGTCACCGAGACCTATCTCGACAACATCTATCTCAGCTTCGGCGACGTCAAGAGCGCGCTGGAGGACGCCGCCGACGGGGCCGACAAGCTCGCGGACGGCGCCGACAAGCTGGCCGGTGGCGCGGACGACCTCGACGCCGGTGCGAACCAGCTGGCCGACGGGGCCGGCGAGCTCGCCGACGGCGCAGGACAGCTCGACGACGGCGCCCGGACGCTCGCGGACGGCCTGGGGCAGCTCGACTCGCGCACCTCCGCCCTCCCGGACCAGACCCAGCGGCTCGCCGACGGCGCGCGGCAGGTCGCCGACGGCAACGCCGAGCTCAACGACACGGTGCAGGGCGTGACCACTGCGCTGCTCGGGGCGACCACCGACGCCGGCTCCGACATCGACGAGCTCGCGAAGAACCTCGGCACGCTCGCCGACCAGTGCGAGGCGGCGCAGCTCCCGGGCGTCGACTGCAGCCAGCTGCGCCAGGCCGCGACCCGCTCCGGCGACCTCAAGCAGTTCGTCAGCGGGGTCCGCGGACAGGCACGCGACCTCAGTGCCGGCACACAGCAGCTCGCCGAGGGCTCCCGGCAGGTCGCGGACGGCAACGCCGAGCTCGCGGACGCCGTGCCGCAGCTCGTCGACGCGATCGACCAGGCCTCCAGCGGCGCGGACCGTCTCGCGGACGCGACCGGTCAGCTCAGCAGCGGTGCGGATCAGCTCAGCACGGGCGCCGGGCAGCTGGCCGACGGCACGGCCCAGCTCTCGGACGGGGCGGACGAGCTCGCCGCGGGCGCGACCAAGCTCGGCAAGGGCCTGCAGGACGGCAGCGACGACGTCCCCGACTACGACAAGTCCGAGCGCGAGACGCTCGCGAAGACCGCCGCGACCCCGGTCGAGGACGCCGCCCAGCGGGTCAACCAGGTCAAGAACTACGGCGCAGCGCTCGCGCCGTACTTCATCTCCCTGGCCCTGTGGGTCGGCGCGATGGCGATCTACCTGCTGCTGCGGCCGTTCTCGGGCCGGGCGATCGCGTCGACCGCCGGCAGCGTCCGCACGGCGCTCGCGGGATACGTGCCCGGTCTGGGGGTGGCGGTCGTGCAGGTCGCGCTGCTGCTGGCGGTGCTGCAGGGCTTCCTCGGGATCAGGCCGGCCAGCCAGTGGCTCCTCATCGGCATCGCGCTCGCCACCGCAGCGGTGTTCACCGCGATCAACCAGATGTTCGTCGCCCTCTTCGGAGGCGCAGGACGGTTCGCCGCCCTGGTCTTCGTGAGCCTGCAGCTGACCTCGGCCGGCGGCACGTACCCGATCGAGACGTCACCGCCGTTCTTCAACCTGATGCACGACCTGCTGCCCATGACGTACGCCGTGCACGGCCTGCGCGCGGCACTGGCGGGAGGCAGCGACGGGGTGCTCCGGGACTTCATCGTCCTCGGCCTGTTCACCGTGCTGGCACTGTCGGTCACCGTCGTGGCGGCCCGCAGGAAGCAGACGGTGACCATCGCACGCCTGCACCCCACGCTGGTGGTCTAGCGGGTCGTCGCCCGTGCCGTCGTGACGCTCAGCGTGGGAGCGCCTGGGCACTGCGGACGAAGGGCGCCACGGGCGAGAACCGCAGCGCCTCGGGCAGCACCAGCAGGACGTCGCGGCGGCCCGAGAGGCGGACGAGACCGTCCCGCGCCGCGGTGCCCAGGTCGAGCAGGCCCTCCCACACCTGGTAGAGGACGCTGAGCGGCGCACGATCGTCGACACCGCCCTCGAGGTGGCCGGCGGTGGAGCGTTCTTCCGCTCGTCGCCGCTCGAGCGCGCGTACCGCGACGTCCGCGGCGGCCCGTTCCACCCGCTCCCGCCCGAGGCGACCCTCGAGCTGATCGGGCGGCGAGCGCTCAGCGACTGACGGGTCAGACCGCGCAGACGGGCGCCGGCGGCAGGGGCGCCGGGACGCCCAGGGACGGCATGCCGAGCCCGACGGAGCGGACCTCGGTGCGGCCCTGGCGGGACTCCCACGCATCGCCGGCCTTCGTGCGGCGGAACGAGATGGGTGGCTCGTCGCTGACCAGGTGGTGCGGGGCGGCGTACGTGATGAGGACCCGCACCATGTCGCCCGGGCGCACCTCGTGCTCCCCCGGGACGAAGTGGACGAGCCGGTTGTCGCGGGCTCGGCCGGTGAGCCGGTGCGTCGCGCCGTCCTTCTTGCCCTCGTGGTCGGCGACGAGCAGCTCGACGATCCGGCCCTCCTGCTTCTTCGCCTCGTCCCACGCGACCTCGTCGACGACCTTGATCAGGCGCTCGTAGCGTTCCTGCACGACGGCCTTGGGCAGCTGGTCCGGCAAGGTGGCCGCCGGGGTGCCGGGGCGCTGGGAGTACTGGAACGTGAAGGCGCTGGTGAACCGTGCCTTACGGACCACCTCGATCGTCTCGAGGAAGTCCTCCTCGGTCTCGCCGGGGAAGCCGACGATGATGTCGGTCGTGATCGCGGCATCCGGCATCGCCGCGCGGACCCGGTCGATGATGCCGAGGAACTTCTCCTGGCGGTACGACCGGCGCATCGCCTTCAGGACCCGGTCCGAGCCGGACTGCAACGGCATGTGCAGCTGCGGCATGACGTTGGGGGTCTCGGCCATCGCGGCGATCACGTCGTCGGTGAAGTCCTTGGGATGGGGGCTGGTGAACCGGACGCGCTCGAGCCCCTCGATCTCGCCGCACGCGCGCAGCAGCTTGGCGAACGCCTGGCGGTCGCCGAACTCCACGCCGTACGCGTTGACGTTCTGGCCCAGCAGGGTCACCTCGACGACGCCGTCGTCCACCAGGGCCTGCACCTCGGCGAGGATGTCGCCGGGGCGACGGTCCTTCTCCTTGCCGCGCAGGGCGGGGACGATGCAGAACGTGCAGGTGTTGTTGCAGCCCACGCTGATCGAGACCCAGGCAGCGAACACCGAGTCGCGCTTGGTCGGCAGCGTCGAGGGGAACACCTCGAGCGACTCGAGGATCTCGACCTGGGACTCCTCGGCGATGCGGGCGCGCTCGAGCAGCACCGGCAGCGAGCCGATGTTGTGGGTGCCGAAGACGACGTCGACGAAGGGCGCCTTCTTGGTGATCGTGTCGCGGTCCTTCTGCGCCAGGCAACCGCCGACGGCGATCTGCATGCCGGGGTTCTTCTCCTTGACCGACGCGATGTGGCCGAGGTTGCCGTAGAGCTTGTTGTCGGCGTTCTCCCGCACGGCGCACGTGTTGAACACGACCAGGTCGGGCGTCGAGCCCTCCTCGGCGCGGACGTAGCCGTCGGTCTCCAGCAGCCCGCCGAGGCGTTCGCTGTCGTGGACGTTCATCTGGCAGCCGTAGGTGCGCACTTCGTAGGTCTTCGTCATGACTGGTCCATGGTACGTGCCGCAGTCCGGCGGGCGGGCCTCCATCGTCAGCGGTGGTGGCGGGCCGAGCGATGTCGATCCATGCCGCCGGGCGGATCCGCGCCGGCTCGAGGATGGTCACCGGCGGAGGTCAATGGTCGCAGAACTCCGAGCGCAGGGCGTCCAGGTCAGCGGTGGTGGGGCGTCCGCCCCCAGCCAGCGGCTGGGCATCCTCGGTCAGCCACTCCCCCTCGCCGAGGGCGTCGAGCTCACCGGTCGTGAAGGCGACCACGCCCATCGGGTGGTCGGCGTCCCCGCCCGCGGACGCCGTGTACGACACCTGCGGATCGAGATCTCCGAGAGCACGCACGGTCTCCCACTCAGCGCCGGGATCGGCGGCGTCGAGGATGATGACGTCCTCGTCGTGCAGATCGGTGGTCCACCGTGCGTCGTCGATCCGCTTGCGTGGCACGTCGGTCCGCAGCGGACCGCCGTGCCTGATCTCGGCACCTCGGAGCGCGGTGTCGTCGCAGCGAAGCACCGCGATCAACAGGTGACCGTCCCGCTGCGAGACCGCCAAGGTGCCGACCGGGACGGGACCGCACCCGGCCGTCAGGGCCAGGACTCCGGCGGCCACCAGGACCCGCCCGACGATGGGACCGGCGCGCGACGTCATGCCCCAGTATCGCTGCCATTCTCGTGTTCGTCGGACATTGACGCCCGGCTCGGCGAGCATGGAGGGCTCAGCCTCGAACCATCGGGAGAATCATGCTTCGCCAGCTCACCACCGTCGTCTGCACCGTCGCGCTCACCACCGGAGGCGTCCTCGCGGTCACGTCGCCCGCCGAAGCGGCGAACAAGGAGTACAAGAACTGCAAGGCGCTCAACAAGGCCTACAAGCACGGGGTGGGAAAGCCTGGCGCGAAGGACAAGACCTCCGGCAAGCCGGTCACGAACTTCAAGCGCAGCTCAGCGATCTACAAGAAGAACAAGAAGTCCGACCGGGACAAGGACGGCATCGCCTGCGAGAAGAGGTGACGGGTCAGCGCCACGAGCAGGCTTCCGGCCGCGAGACGCCGCCGATCGGTTGACCGGCCCTTTCCCGCGACGGATACTCGGCTCACCCGTCGCAGGAGGCCCGATCCCGTGATCAGCACGTCTCGCAAGGCACGCGCAGCAGCTCTCGTCCTGCTGGCACCCACGGCCATCGCGCAGTCGGTCCTGTTCGCGCCGGGCGCCGCCCGGGCCCACGCGGTCGTCGCGCCGAAGCCCGTGCCCGCACAGGAAACGCCCGCTCCCGCGCCACGCAGTCTTGCCGTGCCGATGCC
Above is a genomic segment from Aeromicrobium chenweiae containing:
- the dapF gene encoding diaminopimelate epimerase, with product MSFPWLKGHGTENDFVLLPDHDGTVHGELDGSFVAALCHRRRGIGADGVLRVIRTAALRRTDPAVESAGEWFMDYRNADGSVSEMCGNGVRVFGLHLLQEGLVDPAAPIVVGTRDGDKIVTFDTAAGPGDALISVDMGVPHVQGTSKVSADGNTWEAQDVRTGNPHAVAFIDRLGDAGTLLTEPEYDRSVYPEGVNIEFVVREGERHVAMRVHERGSGETRSCGTGACAVAVATAVADGAERPSTYRVDVPGGTVHVTWRADDHIVLTGPAEIVARGTMDWTA
- the miaA gene encoding tRNA (adenosine(37)-N6)-dimethylallyltransferase MiaA codes for the protein MSVPERVVAVVGPTASGKSSLAVQVARRLGRAEVVNVDSMQLYRGMDVGTAKPSQAERGGVVHHLFDVLDVSETASVAEFQGWARAAIADCHARGVTPVLVGGSALYVRAVLDRLEFPGTDPAVRSRWAAALESRGAEALHGELARLDPAAAEQIQPSNDRRLVRALEVIELTGEPFPATMPGHESIYDGLVMLGLDVPRDVLDRRLAQRVDVMWADGFVDEVRRLLPLGLAEGRTASRALGYQQILAFLRGEMTEDEAREATVTGTRKFARRQDRLFRKDPRIHWLPYDAEDLVDRAMEQVRGAVSE
- a CDS encoding TetR/AcrR family transcriptional regulator codes for the protein MTKTSVVRPPVRSREATRTRLLDAARTVLAREGIQGASVEHICDQAGFSRGAFYSNFSTKDDLVLALFDREREQMFEVLREAADPASFEGLGTLDAVGVIMDRFLLAQQHDREWYLVHAEFELRGVRDDAVGREFVAASRRVRADFETFMASSLEALGLRLTVDVSHAATILMGTYDSALRESLLEDRPIDLELLKVTLPTLLLAVTEPAS
- a CDS encoding MMPL family transporter, with protein sequence MLGAWLVILLVAGVAALGLGGGTKNEFDIPGTESQEAINALGRTFPELSGASAYLVVVAPDGRTVDDVRTRRLVGDAIAGMKKVDGVSEVVSPYAKTNKIGVSKDRAAAQVQVQFDRDLTQVTPDDREQLVDTGDALKKAGYTTAFGGDVFTNTGPQLSIVEVIGVVVAFVVLFLMFRSLRAAVMPIVTALLGVLVTMAITMTATGFFTISSTAPLLALMIGLAVGIDYALFIVSRHREQLADGLDPEEAAARSVATAGSAVVFAGVTVVIALLGLSIARIPFLTIMGVVAALSVVIAVAVALTVLPALLGRAGDRLTPDGEHAPGGFSRRWVEVTTRFPLIAIVIVVVGLAILTIPSKDLRLALPDNGTAPAGSTQRVAYDLVDEHFGPGSNGPLLVSIDIIATTDPVGVVDGIADDLRKLDGVQGIGLATPNRTADTGIVQVIPSTGATDERTTELVREIRDREAGWKDKYGVPVSVTGLTAGGIDVSDRLQEALLPFGIVVVGLSVLLLMIVFRSIVVPLKATLGFLLSTGASFGAVVAVFQWGWLSQLVHLDQTGPLISFLPIILMAVLFGLSMDYEVFLMARMKEEYVRSGDPHRAIADGFVGSSRVVTAAAVIMLAVFAAFVPEGDPNIKPIAFALAIGVFVDAFLIRMLFAPAVLELFGRRAWTLPGWLDRRLPHIDVEGEGLHQQVELQAWPRRDSTAAITAAALTTSGPEGLIFNDVSVEVEPGDWLVVHGPNGSGKTALLLTFAGRMAFDSGRLRVDGHLLPQESSAVRRSVSLAELTGFNDLEENLTVDQHIAERLSIRSFGLWVSRRRIAPVRDELNQALTRAHADAGLPYEQVKGGALVSSLSRLERKLLGVVLALTDRSRIVVVDDADDLRSAEHIDLLWSALAWLLEDRDVTLVASVQSPSAAPPPSNRLHHLELDTSRTLHELML
- a CDS encoding YhgE/Pip domain-containing protein, translating into MIPSPTLPWFELARFRRSRLTRAAVLAVMLVPLFYGAMYVWANIDPTGHLNHVKAAVVNEDKLIEIDGRDGKKQPVAIGRQLAGNLVSNDGDDNYDWVLTDAQDARRGLANGTYKAVLTIPENLSKAATSTSGDPAKAVQGQLDLQTNDAVNYINGTIAQTILRAAKGALNAQVTETYLDNIYLSFGDVKSALEDAADGADKLADGADKLAGGADDLDAGANQLADGAGELADGAGQLDDGARTLADGLGQLDSRTSALPDQTQRLADGARQVADGNAELNDTVQGVTTALLGATTDAGSDIDELAKNLGTLADQCEAAQLPGVDCSQLRQAATRSGDLKQFVSGVRGQARDLSAGTQQLAEGSRQVADGNAELADAVPQLVDAIDQASSGADRLADATGQLSSGADQLSTGAGQLADGTAQLSDGADELAAGATKLGKGLQDGSDDVPDYDKSERETLAKTAATPVEDAAQRVNQVKNYGAALAPYFISLALWVGAMAIYLLLRPFSGRAIASTAGSVRTALAGYVPGLGVAVVQVALLLAVLQGFLGIRPASQWLLIGIALATAAVFTAINQMFVALFGGAGRFAALVFVSLQLTSAGGTYPIETSPPFFNLMHDLLPMTYAVHGLRAALAGGSDGVLRDFIVLGLFTVLALSVTVVAARRKQTVTIARLHPTLVV
- the miaB gene encoding tRNA (N6-isopentenyl adenosine(37)-C2)-methylthiotransferase MiaB, translated to MTKTYEVRTYGCQMNVHDSERLGGLLETDGYVRAEEGSTPDLVVFNTCAVRENADNKLYGNLGHIASVKEKNPGMQIAVGGCLAQKDRDTITKKAPFVDVVFGTHNIGSLPVLLERARIAEESQVEILESLEVFPSTLPTKRDSVFAAWVSISVGCNNTCTFCIVPALRGKEKDRRPGDILAEVQALVDDGVVEVTLLGQNVNAYGVEFGDRQAFAKLLRACGEIEGLERVRFTSPHPKDFTDDVIAAMAETPNVMPQLHMPLQSGSDRVLKAMRRSYRQEKFLGIIDRVRAAMPDAAITTDIIVGFPGETEEDFLETIEVVRKARFTSAFTFQYSQRPGTPAATLPDQLPKAVVQERYERLIKVVDEVAWDEAKKQEGRIVELLVADHEGKKDGATHRLTGRARDNRLVHFVPGEHEVRPGDMVRVLITYAAPHHLVSDEPPISFRRTKAGDAWESRQGRTEVRSVGLGMPSLGVPAPLPPAPVCAV
- a CDS encoding excalibur calcium-binding domain-containing protein is translated as MLRQLTTVVCTVALTTGGVLAVTSPAEAANKEYKNCKALNKAYKHGVGKPGAKDKTSGKPVTNFKRSSAIYKKNKKSDRDKDGIACEKR